A window of the Ostrea edulis chromosome 1, xbOstEdul1.1, whole genome shotgun sequence genome harbors these coding sequences:
- the LOC125664549 gene encoding mucin-2-like, translating into MNRCIVMCAVVLLFEIEYGHGATTTTSNINTATVTTINRSTTNQTNELTTTESTDLSMLSSTTLLKTTITEPISPSSTSVKGYSTDAVTIKSTHKIRQTNTTKKSSTKASSTNLSTTQKITPSKTASTTSTLSTTAIEPTSQSDLPSPLLPSTTVKFTSITPTPLILQTSSSSTSVSSKSSITNTKANISIPAVTSRKPTSQSSRSSKTTTQVSTAKPSISSETSLSASATATPSTKATPSATSLNKPRSTEEKTSKPLATESKTSSTSDSSESSIRNTTRNISTLTVASRKPTSQSTNVNALSKPTTQPLTAKSSISTATSLSASTTALTTPNSTKDITTKSLSSYSASTGNTSLPLLKTISSSTISSSIGQSSSMSTTQNSGGNKSAAPFSRKLWKLYVWACIIRVVASNYV; encoded by the exons atgAACCGTTGCATTGTGATGTGTGCTGTTGTGTTGTTATTTGAAATCGAATACGGACATGGAG CAACCACAACAACATCAAACATTAACACAGCTACTGTAACCACGATAAACCGATCAACAACAAATCAAACAAATGAACTCACGACAACCGAATCTACAGATCTGTCAATGCTATCGTCGACAACATTATTGAAGACGACAATTACTGAACCAATATCACCGTCATCAACGTCAGTCAAAGGATATTCAACAGATGCAGTAACAATAAAATCCACGCATAAAATAAGACAGACAAATACGACCAAAAAATCGTCAACGAAAGCGAGTTCAACAAATCTTTCAACAACACAGAAAATAACTCCGAGTAAAACGGCTTCAACGACATCAACACTGTCAACAACAGCAATAGAACCCACATCACAATCAGATCTTCCATCACCATTGTTGCCATCCACAACTGTTAAGTTCACTTCTATAACACCAACCCCGTTGATATTGcaaacatcatcatcatcaacgtcagtttcatcaaaatcatcGATAACAAATACAAAAGCAAATATATCTATACCGGCAGTGACAAGTAGAAAACCAACATCACAATCAAGCCGTTCGTCAAAAACTACAACACAGGTGTCAACAGCAAAGCCGTCAATATCATCAGAAACGTCACTATCAGCCTCTGCAACGGCAACACCCTCGACAAAGGCAACACCCTCGGCAACATCATTAAATAAACCAAGATCAACAGAagaaaaaacttcaaaaccaCTGGCAACGGAATCAAAAACATCATCAACGTCAGATTCATCAGAATCATCCATAAGAAATACAACACGAAATATTTCTACACTGACAGTGGCTAGTAGAAAACCAACATCACAATCTACAAATGTGAATGCATTATCAAAACCTACAACACAACCGCTAACAGCAAAGTCGTCAATATCAACAGCAACGTCACTATCAGCCTCTACAACAGCATTAACTACACCAAATTCAACAAAAGACATAACTACAAAATCATTGTCATCATACAGCGCATCAACAGGAAATACGTCATTACCCTTGTTAAAAACGATTTCCTCTTCAACGATTTCCTCTTCAATAGGACAATCGTCCTCGATGTCAACCACGCAAA ATTCAGGAGGAAATAAATCTGCCGCTCCATTTTCAAGAAAGCTGTGGAAACTTTATGTCTGGGCATGCATCATCCGTGTAGTAGCTTCTAATTATGTCTGA